The genome window AACCCGGAAAAAGTAGCCGCTCCAAGGCAGGGTATAACGGTTTCACCGAATATTTACTAAATTAAGATTGTTTTTCTTTATAACGATGCCGCTGTAAGCGTGCTGAAACAGGTTAAGGGCCTAGGGCTCATTGTTACTCCATATGACACTTGAACACATCTACAAAAAAGTCGACAGCGCTCTCAAGATGGGTGAGCCCGGCGGGGTGATAGAGCCTGTCCGCCTTGAAAAGGACAGCACCTTCACTTTCCGCTGCTACCCGGGGATATCCTGTTTCAACCGGTGCTGCCACAACGTAAATATTATTCTCACTCCGTACGATATAGTTCAGATCAAGAACAGGCTCGGCCTTACAGCGGATATGTTCTTGCAACTCTATACGACACCTGAGATACTCGGCCAGACAGAACTGCCGATTGCCAGGCTCAAGATGCTGGAAGATGAAGGAGGGCGCTGCCCCTTTGTCAGCCCGAAAGGTTGTCAGATCTATTCCGACCGTCCTGTCTGCTGTCGCTACTATCCACTGGGAATTGCAAGTCTCAGGCAGCAGGATAAGCTCAAAGGAGAGGAAGAAGAGTTCTTTTTTGTGGTCAGAGAGGACCACTGTATGGGATTTAAGGAGTCCACCGAGTGGACTGTTGACTCCTGGAGGGCAGACCAGGGGGCCGACCTCTATGACTCAATGAACCGCGGATGGCTCGAACTCCTTCTGCGCAAAAGCTCTTTTGGCAAAGCGGTCGAGATGCCCGAAAAGGCAAAGCACCTGTTTTACATGGTTACGACCAATATGGAACGATTCAGGCAATTCGTCTTTCAGAGCCCCTTTCTTGGCTCATTTGCAGTAAATGATAATACCCTCAAGGAGATACTGGGAGACGATGTCGCCCTCATGCAGTTCGGGTTTGAGTATCTGAAGCACGTGGTCTTCGGAGTAGAATCCGATATAATCAGGCTAAAAAAGGACGTACTTGACAAAACAGTTAAGAAAATCATCAAGAAGAGACGTAAAAAAGGCAAGAAATCCAGAAAATCGGCCAAGGGCGGACGGTGATAAAAAATCATAGGTAATGACTTAGATGCATATTGCCTGCAGGCATCTCCATTACACTTACCCCGGGGCGGATTCCCCTGTCTTCAATAATCTTGACTGGACATTGGAAGGACCTGGTTTTTTCGCCCTGTTCGGGCTCTCAGGAACGGGGAAGAGTACACTGGCAAGACTTATCAGCGGAGAACTATCCCCAGGGCAGGGTGAAATTGATTGCCCAAAGACCGGGTGCATCCTCTACACCCACAATGCAGAGCGCATACCGGGATGGGGCACGGTCGGCGCACATCTCAGGTCCGTGACCCCGGCCTCCAAGACCTCGCTCCTTTCAACAATACTAAAGGATTACGGAATGGAGGCCTATCTGGAAAGCCGCTTTTCAGGCCTGTCCATGGGACAGAAGAACAGGATAAATTTTGCCAGATATCTGGTCCAGGAATTCGATCTGCTGATAGCGGATGAAGTGCTCGCCAATGTAGATGAGCCTACCCGGAACCACATCCTTGAAAGATTGAAAATCCTGTTTCCTCAAAAGACGTTTCTATATATATCCCATAATGTCCTTGAAGTAGCCCGTTTTTCACAGGCTGTCTATGTCCTTCCCCATGCTTCCGCAGCCGGTACAGACAGGATCCATAAAATAACCGGCCTTGGCCATCAAGAGGGCAGGGAGGCCAGCGAAGAGCTGGTGCAGGAGCGAGTTTACGCAATCCTCAGATCTGCAGCAAGCACCAGTGAGCCCCGGCCGTGAGGACCCTCAAACGCCTGTTTCAATTTATCTCTATTTATGCAGTTGCTTTAGGCCTGCTTTGGGGCGTAAAGATAGTATACGGTTTTTCTGATTACCTGATACCGCCGCCCCTGGAAGTGTTACAGGTAGCTGGTCAGAATGGCCTGATATACGTGAAAGCAGTGCTGGATACCCTGGCTGTTGCAATAGCAGGACATATGGTTGCCATTGTACTTGCCACCGTAGTCGGGCTCGTGGGCCGCTTGAGTTCCTGGCCGGGCAACCTGACGCGCACAGCGGCCTATAACCTCCAGGCATATCCCATAGTGGCGGTGGCACCAATAATATTCCTGTTCCTGGGTGACGGGCTGGCATCCAGGCTCCTCATAGCGGCGATGATATGTTACTTCCCTTTGCTTCTGAGCTTTATAGGTATATTTGCGCAGCCTGTGGAAGAGGTCGAACATTTTTTCAGGATAACAGGCAGGATCAACTGGAGACTGGAGCTTTCCATAAGGACCTTTGAAAACCTGGACAAGATCACAACCGTGATAGTGGGAAGCGGGACAATGGCACTGGTCGGCACCATAATAGCTGAGTTCCTGGCCGCAACCAACGGGATCGGTTATATAATAAGGAAGGCCCTGTATCAGAGTAATCTGGCAAAGATCCTTGTCGCCCTGTTTTTGATAGGCCTTTGCTCCTCCCTGTATCTGTCTTTCATTGAGACAATCGGGGTGTGGATCAAGAACAGACTTCGTGGGGAAAAAACATGCCTCGCACGTGCTTCAACGCCCTGACGATATGGATTATTTTTCTCCTCTGCTTCATCAGATGTACCTCAAACGAAGCCCCCCGGGTTGAAACGGAGGATAACACAACAAAAACCGGGGACAGCGGCCCCATAATTGTCCGGCTCAAGTGGCTCTATAACACAAGTGTGGCAGGAGAAATCTGGGCCCGGGAATCAGGCATATTCAAGGCACGCGGCCTCACGGTAAGGCTTCGTGAAGGCGGTCCGGAACAGGACGCCATAAAGGACCTCGAACTTGGAAGGGCCCATTTTGGCGTGGCCTCGGCGGATCAGGTGATCCGGGCCGCCTCCAAAGGGGCCCATGTGGTGGTACTTGCCCAGATATTCCAGGTCAATCCCCTTCAGTGGATCTATGACAGGGGCAAACTGGCCATAGCAAAACCTCAGGACCTGAAAGGCCTTTGTGTCGGCGTTACT of Deltaproteobacteria bacterium contains these proteins:
- a CDS encoding zinc/iron-chelating domain-containing protein, whose protein sequence is MGEPGGVIEPVRLEKDSTFTFRCYPGISCFNRCCHNVNIILTPYDIVQIKNRLGLTADMFLQLYTTPEILGQTELPIARLKMLEDEGGRCPFVSPKGCQIYSDRPVCCRYYPLGIASLRQQDKLKGEEEEFFFVVREDHCMGFKESTEWTVDSWRADQGADLYDSMNRGWLELLLRKSSFGKAVEMPEKAKHLFYMVTTNMERFRQFVFQSPFLGSFAVNDNTLKEILGDDVALMQFGFEYLKHVVFGVESDIIRLKKDVLDKTVKKIIKKRRKKGKKSRKSAKGGR
- a CDS encoding nitrate ABC transporter ATP-binding protein, whose amino-acid sequence is MHIACRHLHYTYPGADSPVFNNLDWTLEGPGFFALFGLSGTGKSTLARLISGELSPGQGEIDCPKTGCILYTHNAERIPGWGTVGAHLRSVTPASKTSLLSTILKDYGMEAYLESRFSGLSMGQKNRINFARYLVQEFDLLIADEVLANVDEPTRNHILERLKILFPQKTFLYISHNVLEVARFSQAVYVLPHASAAGTDRIHKITGLGHQEGREASEELVQERVYAILRSAASTSEPRP
- a CDS encoding ABC transporter permease, translating into MRTLKRLFQFISIYAVALGLLWGVKIVYGFSDYLIPPPLEVLQVAGQNGLIYVKAVLDTLAVAIAGHMVAIVLATVVGLVGRLSSWPGNLTRTAAYNLQAYPIVAVAPIIFLFLGDGLASRLLIAAMICYFPLLLSFIGIFAQPVEEVEHFFRITGRINWRLELSIRTFENLDKITTVIVGSGTMALVGTIIAEFLAATNGIGYIIRKALYQSNLAKILVALFLIGLCSSLYLSFIETIGVWIKNRLRGEKTCLARASTP